Part of the Henckelia pumila isolate YLH828 chromosome 2, ASM3356847v2, whole genome shotgun sequence genome is shown below.
CCTTCGAAGTTCTAAGTATGATGATTAAAAATATCAGAATTGACTAGCTGTATATATAACATTCTTGATCATGAGAATTAAGTTAACATTCTTGCATGTTTGATGTTGTAAGATCATCCATGGATCAAGGAAGATGGCGAGGCGCCCGATACTCCACTGGACAACGCCGTACTTGACAGGCTCAAACAATTCAGGGCCATgaacaaattcaagaaagttGCACTGAGGGTACTATACTTATATAAATAAAACAGAAGATCAATTTTTTTGGCGATTTTGAACGAATAACAATAAATTTCATGGATCTGTAGGTGATTGCAGGGTGCCTGTCAGAGGAAGAAATCATGGGATTGAAGGAAATGTTTAAAGCCATCGATGTGGATAACAGTGGGACGATAACTCTCGAAGAACTAAAGCAAGGACTGGCCAAACAAGGGACAAAGCTAACTGAATATGAAGTTAAACAGCTGATGGAAGCTGTAAGTTTCCCATACAAACTACATATTTTCACTCTTGTAAATTTTTCTATGAATCATGGTAATATTTCTTTGTGTCATTTATTCGTCGAATTTAGGCTGATGCTGATGGGAACGGCACCATAGACTATGAAGAATTCATTACAGCAACGATGCATATGAACAGAATGGACAGAGAAGAGCATCTGTACACTGCATTCCAGTATTTCGACAAAGACAGTAGCGGGTAATGAATTATATATTTGCATAAAgacacaaaaaaaatataatgtcATGACACTAAAGAAGGAATCTGTTCATAATTTTGGAGTTCATGAATCGACATTTTTATATCTTTTTCATCTTATGATTAAGGTACATTACTATAGAAGAACTCGAACAGGCACTCAGAGAATTCGGTATGCATGATGGAAAGGACATAAATGAAATCATTTCTGAAGTTGATGCTGATAATGTAAGCATTGAAATATTCGTAGTATGGTTTTTGTTGCAACGAAATTAGCGATTAATCAAATCGTTTGAATATATAGGATGGTCGGATCAACTATGATGAATTTGTTGCCATGATGAAGAAAGGCAACCCTGATGCAGCAGCGAATCCCAAGAAACGAAGAGACGGTGTCTTCACCGAGTAATTTAGCACAAGTTTAACATGAGGCGAAGATGGTAATGATTTATTAGGCTTGATATAAAGTCAAAGACGTTATTGTAACTGCAAAAATTTGGAGGGAAAATGTAATTAATTTGAGGCTACTTCTAATAGAAGTCTCTAAATGTGATTTGAGGGATTGTCAGATTGGTTAGTTTAGTTTCCATTTGTGAAAATTACAGTACTCGTGTGAAAGCTCTCTGTTAACTTGGAAAAATTGGAGCTACTTTTAAAGTTTCTTCTGTTATAGAACTTCAAAGAACAGAAATGATTGTGAATAACATTTATTAGAGCATTTATTCAATAATGTATTAGGCTTCTTATACACAAACATTTGAATGTTTACATAGGAAATAtatctatcaatcaaatagaTACAATAACTTGATGAAAAATGTAAGGCTGCAGGAGTCTTGGAATCACATATTCACATTGTTCTTGCAAATAATTTGCAACATTCATTTAATTCATCAGTTCACCTATTTCGGGCTTGCAACTCCGTAGCCTAAGCAAAGGGCGAACGACGTGGAAGGCTTGTATTCGACGACTGCCATGCTCTTATCAGAAGGCATCCTCTTCTTCCCACTCCCATTACCATTTTGCTTGAATTTAAAGCTCAACTTACTGAAATAACTTGGCTTTTTTGCCTCTGTACCTTTCTTTACTACCAAATTTGCACTCTTTTCCTTGCCAAATGATGCATACCTTAATAAAAATCCTTTCAGCTTCTGCACCTTAGTTTCCCCACTGGCCACATTTCCACCAACAACATTCTCTTTGGTATGCTCAAGTTCCACAGGCGTAGCTGGTTGTCCGAAAATGAATCCCCTGGGGCTCGCAGGCTCCTGTTGATTCAGCGCTTCTCTCGTTTGGTCTCGAACCCATCTTGCATAAGCAGAGCCCTTGAATTCCAATGGTCCACTATATCTATGTGTTGGGATATCTTCCTTATCATAAATATCTTTATTGCGAATACAGAGATCACTCGGGCATTTTGATACAATCCTGAATGGTGAGTGTGATCTTGATCGCCTGTGCTGAGATTTTTCTTCCCTCACTTTCTGCAAAGCCACTATAAATGGATCAAACCCGTCGTTCCAAGCATTTTTACGTCCGAATGGGAATCTGCACTCCATCCTCGGAGACTTAGGCGAAGACGCGAGGGACGTCGACCTTTGGCTGAAACTGTTGAAATCACTGTCATATTGAAGCCTTGGAGGAAGTTTCAGAGGCATGACTAGGCCATTAGAGAAGAGTTCATCGGCAAACGCCATCGCAGGAAGCGAATCCCCACGGCCTCGACTTTTCGGTTGATCTCCAAGTCCAATATCTTCTTGATCACCATTTGGAGAGCCTGAACTCGGCCTAATTTCCTCAAACTGCAGCTGGCCACTGAACATCTTGCCAGTTTCAAACTCGAAATCATCAACATTCCAGCCCGAATCACCCGTCTTCCTTCGGGGGCTAACCGGAGCGCTGCTGCTGCTTTTGGTGATCGGGTTTGGTGTATTAGGCGCAGTTACATAGACACTTGGGGAAGGAAACATTGCGGGTTGAAGTTCTGGTACTTCCATTTGGCCTTTCAAATTCTGTTTATGGTTCAATATGTTTGGTCCTGAATTTAAGCCTGCCTAACAATTATATCAAGCTAATATTCAAAGCTAGACAAGAAGCAGAAAGATGCTTGTAGGTGTCCAAAAGTGATCATTTTAATATTCTTCTATTTGACCAATCAAGATATCAAGTGAATAAAAGTCTATGACAAATTAAACTATAACTAActaaaaattcaattaaatctTCGTTTCAAaccaaatattaaatttgagatGAGATCTTATGTTTTAGACTCAATTGTATCTATCTCTTTTCAAACTAAACACATTacattcaaattaaaatttccTAAAGTTTTAAAACATCTTTTAGTTTCTATCAATTTCCAATTTACAAAATCTTAGTCCTTCCTTAATTCAAGTGTTTCTTATTTATTATTTCTTTAGGACATCCGAAAAATAGTGGTGTACGTTTGAACATTGAAACTACTTTTCAACCAAATTTTCCGGTTTAATTGATGATCCTATACTTTGTACTTATCACCAACAAATGACAAATTTAAAGCAATATTTATTTACCGTTCTAAATTTTGTCATAATGGAAATTTGCAAGTAAAGACACGACAAAATTCAACTTAAAGATAAGTTCTGTTAGGCGAATACATTATAAGTTAACCTCATACTAATTTAGCAGTCAAGTTCAAAATTGACCTCTAACTTGAAGGCATCACTTGTCTCAACATCATCTCCATCCTTCTTTTCTTCCatctgttttatttttcatttaaatTCGTGCGTGTGCTTGTGACGATTAAGTTTTACAGGTAAAAGCACCTTTCAAATTTGGAATCTTGACGTTATATGAGTTATAAGTTATATGTCAATTTTTTCCTTTAAATTATTCGtagcaattaataataataataataataattttatttttatcttattAAAATTGAGATAGTCTTTGGTATATCGTATTACGACAACTAACCAACCAACCACCTTGCTCTATTTTGAAAACGTGGATTCACAAATGAAGAGAGGAAACAGTAGCCACATTCCGCTTTTAAATATGTGGAATCCACACATTTggatattaataataattcggTTTAAGTTTAGAAAATAACTCCtccaataaatatttttttttaacgaACATGTTTTTTTAACTGCTTAGTTGGTTTGTTTCTTGTTTTAAATTAATTTCAGCTTTTTCcccattaaaaaattaataattgaaaagtatataataataaaatacattgatttaaaaaatcatatcaaaacaatatattttaaaattataatttagttAAAAAAAGAACTAGTAATCTATTACTATTTAGGGTGGTATACAATAACTatcttttgttatttttatgtgaatttttaaaataaccttatccaataaataaataaaaaaactattGAACGGAAATGGGATTCGAACCCTAGACTCGCTCTACTTTtcgaaattttaatttattttcatataattttcTCACAATTTTATACTTTATATTTGACAtgttttaatttcaaaattcaaaaactaaCTCTTACATATGTTAACTACTTGAGATtagtttcttattttttttaacatcctcttattttctttgttttgcTAACCTTACAcctcaaagaaaaaaaatgaaaataaataaataataataacaaaattctAACCTCATACTTTTGCGGAGGCCCCGGAGCCACAGCATGCACAACCAAAGTGGGCTAACAAGCCTAACAACTAGGGCCCCACATATTATGGTCCATCGGCCCAAGATATATAGAATCTTCATTAGAAgatattctttatttttatttcattatctcttttacatttttttttaattttaaaaatatcatttatactACTATTGCTACAAGAAacctataaaaaatatttatgtattccTATTTAGAACAAAAcattttcaacttttttttgGTGTTTTCAGTGCATGTTTGGAGTTATTTCTGTTATTTGATTAAAATGTGTCCCAGTTAATAATAAAatgataatataaaaataaaattatatcttTAAATTTTGACTATATTTTTGTTATATAACTGGACTCTAACTCTTGTTATTTTTCACTTCAATACACATACATTATATATGCCATTgacataatatatttatatttaaaagtaTTTCTTATAAATAGTTTACAATATTAAAGagtaaatatttcaaaatattgtatttttgtgaaaatcCTAGAGATCATatcaaaatagaaaaaaattaaatattttatgttaaataagacataaatcaatcaaaaactcaaaagtaTAGATAAAGAtgaaagaatattttattagatatagtagtcataaataaataaaaaaataggtACATCTTGTATTATATATAACTAGTGTATTGATGCACACACGtgcttatataatatttttgtaattaatttgatttatattcaaataggagtaatatcatagttgtaaaaattatcgagatattaaaatataatttgaaatatcgaaataaaaaaaaaaataaaagtgtaATATCTATATCACATAAAGACAATTTGGATATAAAAAAAATGGTGTCTAAAGGACAGATTCTTTATATAGAAGGAAACATAGTAACTAATTGTGACACATGTGATATACgtgattgtttttttaaaaataaaattaaataaattgaaatgATATGAGATGAGACGAGATACGAAAAATTGTAATATATGAAATCGAacaatgaaatgatattttcatatttttcaaaatatgaaaaaattctAGCAAAATATCAAAAGTTAGTTTTTTtattccaaaaaaaataataatttaatggtataatatttttatttgaaattccAACTTTCATATTTTGTGTCTGTGGACTTTGACTATGGCGCATTTCAACACTAAAACAACAATTTAAACATTACTTAAATCGACCGAATCTTGACTCAAAAGTTCCAAATTCCCTTTTTTTAATTGCAAAAACTTATCCAAACAAACTATTTCCAATTAAGAAAAAGAACATGTTTAATTTAAGGTAACATTAGGTTCGAAGAATTTATAATCATTGAAGAAACAACAAtaaattttacatataatagagatagtgatatatataaaaataaaataaaataattcttaAATCTCACGCCAATatgaatataatatatttatttcctcagaaaacaaaagaaaaagaatATGAATGTAGGACGGAGACCAACCGCCAACTGAAAATTACCTAACACCTTTCATTTACAATTACATCAATCTCCTCTTGTTTGGTGGCCATTGATTTCGTTCGAACAAAATCAAAATCTAGCAAACCCCAAATTCCATGTCAAAATCCTAGCGTCGATTGTTGTAGGGGATTCTCCGTCACGTATTCTGCGGACCCTTCTTTACTGTTTTGTCCAGTTGTCCAAATTCCCAACTAACCGCGGCTCTT
Proteins encoded:
- the LOC140885130 gene encoding uncharacterized protein, translating into MFPSPSVYVTAPNTPNPITKSSSSAPVSPRRKTGDSGWNVDDFEFETGKMFSGQLQFEEIRPSSGSPNGDQEDIGLGDQPKSRGRGDSLPAMAFADELFSNGLVMPLKLPPRLQYDSDFNSFSQRSTSLASSPKSPRMECRFPFGRKNAWNDGFDPFIVALQKVREEKSQHRRSRSHSPFRIVSKCPSDLCIRNKDIYDKEDIPTHRYSGPLEFKGSAYARWVRDQTREALNQQEPASPRGFIFGQPATPVELEHTKENVVGGNVASGETKVQKLKGFLLRYASFGKEKSANLVVKKGTEAKKPSYFSKLSFKFKQNGNGSGKKRMPSDKSMAVVEYKPSTSFALCLGYGVASPK